The Apteryx mantelli isolate bAptMan1 chromosome Z, bAptMan1.hap1, whole genome shotgun sequence genome has a segment encoding these proteins:
- the AGXT2 gene encoding alanine--glyoxylate aminotransferase 2, mitochondrial isoform X2 has product MARGLGPLLRGRRRQLGGVAFGLRKWKSSVSLQAKMPPCDFVPEKYQSYAYDHMLKIRERNISPSLVTYYKKPLLLHQGYMQWLFDYEGRRYLDLFAGIVTVSVGHCHPKVTVATQKQLARLWHTTNIYMHPSIQEYAEKLTSFLPDPLKVVYLTNSGSEANDLAMFLTRIYTRNFDIICFRGGYHGGSPYTLGVTSIGPYKHGIANGFGCSTTMLPDVFRGPWGGSHCRDSPVQTIRKCSCSEGVCHAKDQYVEQFKDTLNTCVPKTIAGFIAEPIQGVNGTVQYPKGFLKEAYQLVRERGGLCISDEVQTGFGRTGSHFWGFQTHDVVPDIVTMAKGIGNGFPMGAVVTTKEIASSLAQNLHFNTFGGNPVACVVGAAVLDAIEEDGLQKNSEEVGTYMLLEFAKLRDKFEIVGDVRGKGLMIGIEMVTNKGSCHPLPDEEISRIWEDCKDMGVLIGRGGLCRQLLP; this is encoded by the exons ATGGCGCGGGGGCTCGGGCCGCTGCTGCGGGGGCGCAGGCGGCAGCTCGGCGGCG TTGCCTTCGGGCTGCGGAAATGGAAAAGCTCCGTCTCCCTACAAGCAAAAATGCCTCCTTGTGACTTTGTACCCGAAAAATACCAA TCCTATGCATATGACCATATGCTGAAGATCCGTGAGCGAAATATCTCTCCTTCCCTGGTAACGTATTACAAGAAGCCGTTGTTGCTGCATCAAGGATATATGCAGTGGTTGTTTGATTATGAAGGACGAAGATACCTTGATCTCTTTGCTGGAATTGTTACCGTCAGTGTTGGTCATTGTCACCC GAAGGTAACTGTGGCTACCCAGAAACAACTTGCTCGCCTTTGGCATACCACTAATATCTACATGCACCCATCAATCCAGGAATATGCTGAGAAGCTAACTTCATTTCTCCCAGATCCACTTAAG GTGGTTTATCTGACCAACAGTGGGTCAGAAGCCAATGATCTGGCAATGTTCCTGACAAGGATATATACTCGTAACTTTGACATCATCTGTTTCAG AGGAGGATACCACGGAGGCAGCCCTTACACGCTGGGAGTGACATCTATTGGTCCTTATAAGCATGGCATTGCCAATGGCTTTGGCTGCTCGACA ACAATGTTGCCAGATGTTTTTCGTGGTCCCTGGGGAGGCAGCCATTGTAGAGATTCTCCAGTGCAAACTATTCGAAAATGCAGCTGTTCTGAAG GTGTGTGTCATGCAAAAGACCAGTACGTTGAACAGTTCAAAGATACTCTGAATACCTGTGTGCCAAAAACAATAGCTGGATTTATCGCTGAACCGATTCAA GGTGTTAATGGCACTGTTCAGTACCCAAAAGGTTTCTTAAAGGAAGCTTATCAGCTAGTACGGGAAAGAGGAGGCCTTTGTATTTCGGATGAa GTACAGACAGGATTCGGACGGACAGGCAGCCATTTCTGGGGATTTCAAACACATGATGTAGTCCCTGATATTGTTACTATGGCAAAAGGAATTGGTAATGGTTTTCCAATGGGAGCTGTTGTTACAACAAAAG agatTGCAAGTTCCTTGGCTCAGAACCTTCACTTTAATACGTTTGGAGGAAACCCTGTCGCCTGTGTAGTTGGAGCTGCAGTTCTTGAT GCTATTGAAGAAGATGGTCTACAAAAGAACAGTGAGGAGGTGGGAACATACATGCTACTAGAGTTCGCTAAACTACGGGATAAGTTTGAAATTGTTGGAGATGTCCGTGGCAAGGGACTTATGATTGGGATAGAAATGGTGACAAATAAG GGCAGTTGCCACCCTCTTCCAGATGAAGAAATCAGTCGGATCTGGGAGGACTGTAAAGACATGGGGGTACTGATTGGCAGAGGAGGCCTCTGTCGTCAG
- the AGXT2 gene encoding alanine--glyoxylate aminotransferase 2, mitochondrial isoform X3 translates to MARGLGPLLRGRRRQLGGVAFGLRKWKSSVSLQAKMPPCDFVPEKYQSYAYDHMLKIRERNISPSLVTYYKKPLLLHQGYMQWLFDYEGRRYLDLFAGIVTVSVGHCHPKVTVATQKQLARLWHTTNIYMHPSIQEYAEKLTSFLPDPLKVVYLTNSGSEANDLAMFLTRIYTRNFDIICFRGGYHGGSPYTLGVTSIGPYKHGIANGFGCSTTMLPDVFRGPWGGSHCRDSPVQTIRKCSCSEGVCHAKDQYVEQFKDTLNTCVPKTIAGFIAEPIQGVNGTVQYPKGFLKEAYQLVRERGGLCISDEVQTGFGRTGSHFWGFQTHDVVPDIVTMAKGIGNGFPMGAVVTTKEIASSLAQNLHFNTFGGNPVACVVGAAVLDAIEEDGLQKNSEEVGTYMLLEFAKLRDKFEIVGDVRGKGLMIGIEMVTNKTFRIKPPMCITKRDADFAVEVFRTALERHMERAAEK, encoded by the exons ATGGCGCGGGGGCTCGGGCCGCTGCTGCGGGGGCGCAGGCGGCAGCTCGGCGGCG TTGCCTTCGGGCTGCGGAAATGGAAAAGCTCCGTCTCCCTACAAGCAAAAATGCCTCCTTGTGACTTTGTACCCGAAAAATACCAA TCCTATGCATATGACCATATGCTGAAGATCCGTGAGCGAAATATCTCTCCTTCCCTGGTAACGTATTACAAGAAGCCGTTGTTGCTGCATCAAGGATATATGCAGTGGTTGTTTGATTATGAAGGACGAAGATACCTTGATCTCTTTGCTGGAATTGTTACCGTCAGTGTTGGTCATTGTCACCC GAAGGTAACTGTGGCTACCCAGAAACAACTTGCTCGCCTTTGGCATACCACTAATATCTACATGCACCCATCAATCCAGGAATATGCTGAGAAGCTAACTTCATTTCTCCCAGATCCACTTAAG GTGGTTTATCTGACCAACAGTGGGTCAGAAGCCAATGATCTGGCAATGTTCCTGACAAGGATATATACTCGTAACTTTGACATCATCTGTTTCAG AGGAGGATACCACGGAGGCAGCCCTTACACGCTGGGAGTGACATCTATTGGTCCTTATAAGCATGGCATTGCCAATGGCTTTGGCTGCTCGACA ACAATGTTGCCAGATGTTTTTCGTGGTCCCTGGGGAGGCAGCCATTGTAGAGATTCTCCAGTGCAAACTATTCGAAAATGCAGCTGTTCTGAAG GTGTGTGTCATGCAAAAGACCAGTACGTTGAACAGTTCAAAGATACTCTGAATACCTGTGTGCCAAAAACAATAGCTGGATTTATCGCTGAACCGATTCAA GGTGTTAATGGCACTGTTCAGTACCCAAAAGGTTTCTTAAAGGAAGCTTATCAGCTAGTACGGGAAAGAGGAGGCCTTTGTATTTCGGATGAa GTACAGACAGGATTCGGACGGACAGGCAGCCATTTCTGGGGATTTCAAACACATGATGTAGTCCCTGATATTGTTACTATGGCAAAAGGAATTGGTAATGGTTTTCCAATGGGAGCTGTTGTTACAACAAAAG agatTGCAAGTTCCTTGGCTCAGAACCTTCACTTTAATACGTTTGGAGGAAACCCTGTCGCCTGTGTAGTTGGAGCTGCAGTTCTTGAT GCTATTGAAGAAGATGGTCTACAAAAGAACAGTGAGGAGGTGGGAACATACATGCTACTAGAGTTCGCTAAACTACGGGATAAGTTTGAAATTGTTGGAGATGTCCGTGGCAAGGGACTTATGATTGGGATAGAAATGGTGACAAATAAG ACATTTAGAATTAAACCTCCCATGTGCATTACTAAAAGGGATGCAGACTTTGCTGTGGAAGTATTTCGTACTGCATTAGAGAGACACATGGAAAGAGCAGCTGAGAAATAG
- the AGXT2 gene encoding alanine--glyoxylate aminotransferase 2, mitochondrial isoform X1, producing MARGLGPLLRGRRRQLGGVAFGLRKWKSSVSLQAKMPPCDFVPEKYQSYAYDHMLKIRERNISPSLVTYYKKPLLLHQGYMQWLFDYEGRRYLDLFAGIVTVSVGHCHPKVTVATQKQLARLWHTTNIYMHPSIQEYAEKLTSFLPDPLKVVYLTNSGSEANDLAMFLTRIYTRNFDIICFRGGYHGGSPYTLGVTSIGPYKHGIANGFGCSTTMLPDVFRGPWGGSHCRDSPVQTIRKCSCSEGVCHAKDQYVEQFKDTLNTCVPKTIAGFIAEPIQGVNGTVQYPKGFLKEAYQLVRERGGLCISDEVQTGFGRTGSHFWGFQTHDVVPDIVTMAKGIGNGFPMGAVVTTKEIASSLAQNLHFNTFGGNPVACVVGAAVLDAIEEDGLQKNSEEVGTYMLLEFAKLRDKFEIVGDVRGKGLMIGIEMVTNKGSCHPLPDEEISRIWEDCKDMGVLIGRGGLCRQTFRIKPPMCITKRDADFAVEVFRTALERHMERAAEK from the exons ATGGCGCGGGGGCTCGGGCCGCTGCTGCGGGGGCGCAGGCGGCAGCTCGGCGGCG TTGCCTTCGGGCTGCGGAAATGGAAAAGCTCCGTCTCCCTACAAGCAAAAATGCCTCCTTGTGACTTTGTACCCGAAAAATACCAA TCCTATGCATATGACCATATGCTGAAGATCCGTGAGCGAAATATCTCTCCTTCCCTGGTAACGTATTACAAGAAGCCGTTGTTGCTGCATCAAGGATATATGCAGTGGTTGTTTGATTATGAAGGACGAAGATACCTTGATCTCTTTGCTGGAATTGTTACCGTCAGTGTTGGTCATTGTCACCC GAAGGTAACTGTGGCTACCCAGAAACAACTTGCTCGCCTTTGGCATACCACTAATATCTACATGCACCCATCAATCCAGGAATATGCTGAGAAGCTAACTTCATTTCTCCCAGATCCACTTAAG GTGGTTTATCTGACCAACAGTGGGTCAGAAGCCAATGATCTGGCAATGTTCCTGACAAGGATATATACTCGTAACTTTGACATCATCTGTTTCAG AGGAGGATACCACGGAGGCAGCCCTTACACGCTGGGAGTGACATCTATTGGTCCTTATAAGCATGGCATTGCCAATGGCTTTGGCTGCTCGACA ACAATGTTGCCAGATGTTTTTCGTGGTCCCTGGGGAGGCAGCCATTGTAGAGATTCTCCAGTGCAAACTATTCGAAAATGCAGCTGTTCTGAAG GTGTGTGTCATGCAAAAGACCAGTACGTTGAACAGTTCAAAGATACTCTGAATACCTGTGTGCCAAAAACAATAGCTGGATTTATCGCTGAACCGATTCAA GGTGTTAATGGCACTGTTCAGTACCCAAAAGGTTTCTTAAAGGAAGCTTATCAGCTAGTACGGGAAAGAGGAGGCCTTTGTATTTCGGATGAa GTACAGACAGGATTCGGACGGACAGGCAGCCATTTCTGGGGATTTCAAACACATGATGTAGTCCCTGATATTGTTACTATGGCAAAAGGAATTGGTAATGGTTTTCCAATGGGAGCTGTTGTTACAACAAAAG agatTGCAAGTTCCTTGGCTCAGAACCTTCACTTTAATACGTTTGGAGGAAACCCTGTCGCCTGTGTAGTTGGAGCTGCAGTTCTTGAT GCTATTGAAGAAGATGGTCTACAAAAGAACAGTGAGGAGGTGGGAACATACATGCTACTAGAGTTCGCTAAACTACGGGATAAGTTTGAAATTGTTGGAGATGTCCGTGGCAAGGGACTTATGATTGGGATAGAAATGGTGACAAATAAG GGCAGTTGCCACCCTCTTCCAGATGAAGAAATCAGTCGGATCTGGGAGGACTGTAAAGACATGGGGGTACTGATTGGCAGAGGAGGCCTCTGTCGTCAG ACATTTAGAATTAAACCTCCCATGTGCATTACTAAAAGGGATGCAGACTTTGCTGTGGAAGTATTTCGTACTGCATTAGAGAGACACATGGAAAGAGCAGCTGAGAAATAG
- the PRLR gene encoding prolactin receptor has product MKQKLISSVQITLLLSLTTVCLSGQSFPGKPKMIRCRSLEKETFSCWWEPGSDGGLPTNYTLFYSKDSEEKIYECPDYRTSGPNSCYFDKKHTNYRTTYNITVMATNEIGSNSSDPQYVDVTCIVQPDSPVDLSLETKTAAGVTYLWAKWSPPPLADVSSNWHVYHYELRLKPEEEEEWETISVGVQTQYKVMRLNAGLKYVVQVRCMLDCGEWSEWSPERQIQIPSGQSPPEKPTIIKCRSPEKETFTCWWKPGSDGGHPTNYTLLYSKEGEEQIYECPDYRTGGPNSCYFDKKHTSFWTIYNMTVRATNKMGSNSSDPHYVDVTYIVQPDPPVNVTLELKKPTNRKPYLVLTWFPPPLADVRSGWLTLEYELRLKPEEGEEWETIFVGQQTQYKMFSLNPGKKYIVQIHCKPDHHGSWSEWSSEKYIQIPSDFRVKDMIVWIIVGVLSSLICLIMSWTMVLKGYRMIAFILPPVPGPKIKGIDTHLLETGKSEELLSALGCHGFPPTSDCEELLIEYLEVEDREDQQLMRGHNNGHPSKNTQMTSKETDSDSGRGSCDSPSLLSEKCRESRTLPSKLPTQDVRDVHENNAGKGGWETPGMASEEKALPFNTAGTKSSTWPAAQLPEMDIIHPSTFAYHSTVDAHKITLSTTNVNVAPVLVVNEEKHQSRYSTTETLCEENLKKQQEMENMHSKNDQSTIQVKQNRLNEKSSFLNAKLMDYVEVHKVRQNEEPAVLLKHKEDSGKIEKYTVPGNSKEYTKVSTVVDHNILVLMPDSRVQHTPVSQEPAKETSQNLQQGQVEKNMSYCLTAPNECKREASGSEYMDPSSFMPSFK; this is encoded by the exons ATGAAGCAGAAATTGATATCATCAGTTCAAATTACTTTGTTACTTTCTCTGACTACAGTGTGTCTGTCTG GTCAATCATTTCCTGGAAAACCTAAGATGATAAGATGTCGTTCTCTAGAAAAGGAAACCTTTTCTTGCTGGTGGGAGCCTGGTTCAGATGGAGGACTTCCTACCAATTACACCCTGTTCTACAGCAAGGACAG tgaagaaaaaatcTATGAATGTCCAGACTACAGAACATCAGGTCCCAATTCTTGCTACTTTGATAAAAAACACACCAACTACCGGACAACATATAATATCACTGTAATGGCAACAAATGAAATTGGAAGTAACAGCTCAGATCCTCAGTATGTGGATGTGACTTGCATAG TTCAGCCAGATTCTCCTGTGGACCTCTCTCTAGAAACAAAAACAGCTGCTGGTGTAACATACCTTTGGGCAAAATGGTCTCCACCTCCATTAGCTGATGTCAGCTCTAATTGGCATGTATATCACTATGAGTTACGATTAAAacctgaggaagaggaagaatgggag acaaTATCTGTTGGAGTGCAGACACAGTACAAGGTGATGAGGTTAAATGCTGGGTTGAAGTATGTTGTTCAGGTCCGTTGCATGCTAGACTGTGGAGAATGGAGTGAATGGAGCCCAGAAAGACAAATTCAGATCCCCAGTG GACAGTCACCTCCTGAAAAGCCTACAATAATAAAATGTCGTTCtccagaaaaggaaacatttactTGTTGGTGGAAACCTGGTTCAGATGGAGGACATCCTACTAACTATACTTTGCTCTACAGCAAAGAAGG AGAAGAACAAATTTATGAATGTCCAGATTACAGAACTGGAGGCCCCAATTCCTGCTACTTTGATAAAAAACACACCTCTTTCTGGACTATATACAATATGACTGTAAGGGCAACTAACAAAATGGGAAGTAACAGCTCTGATCCTCACTACGTGGATGTGACTTACATAG TACAGCCAGATCCTCCTGTGAATGTAACTCTAGAATTAAAAAAGCCGACCAACAGAAAACCATATCTGGTCCTGACATGGTTTCCACCCCCACTGGCTGATGTCAGATCTGGATGGCTTACCCTTGAGTATGAGTTGCGACTAAAGCCTGAAGAAGGAGAGGAATGGGAG actATTTTTGTTGGACAGCAAACGCAATATAAAATGTTTAGTTTAAATCCAGGAAAGAAGTACATTGTACAGATTCACTGCAAACCAGACCACCATGGATCATGGAGTGAATGGAGCTCAGAAAAGTATATTCAGATCCCCAGTG ACTTTAGAGTAAAAGATATGATTGTGTGGATCATCGTGGGTGTCTTATCATCTCTCATATGTTTAATCATGAGCTGGACAATGGTTTTAAAAGGGTACAG AATGATAGCCTTTATCCTACCACCAGTTCCAGGACCAAAGATAAAAGGCATAGATACACATCTGTTGGAG ACAGGGAAGTCTGAAGAATTATTGAGTGCTCTTGGTTGCCATGGTTTCCCTCCAACATCAGACTGTGAGGAACTACTGATAGAATatctggaggtggaggacagagaGGATCAGCAACTTATGCGAGGTCATAACAATGGTCATCCCAGTAAAAACACGCAAATGACTTCCAAGGAAACAGACAGTGACTCAGGGAGAGGGAGCTGTGACAGCCCTTCTCTGCTTTCTGAGAAGTGCAGGGAGTCCCGCACCCTTCCATCAAAACTTCCAACACAAGATGTAAGAGATGTTCATGAAAATAATGCAGGAAAAGGGGGTTGGGAAACTCCGGGTATGGCTTCAGAAGAGAAAGCGCTCCCTTTTAACACTGCAGGTACCAAATCATCCACGTGGCCTGCAGCTCAGTTACCAGAAATGGATATTATTCATCCTTCTACATTTGCCTATCACAGTACTGTAGATGCACATAAGATAACACTAAGTACCACAAATGTGAATGTTGCACCAGTTTTGGtggtaaatgaagaaaaacatcagTCACGATATTCTACCACtgaaactctctgtgaagaaaacttgaaaaagcAACAAGAGATGGAGAATATGCATTCCAAAAATGACCAAAGCACAATACAGGTCAAGCAAAACAGACTCAATGAAAAGTCATCTTTTTTGAATGCTAAACTAATGGATTATGTAGAAGTTCACAAAGTTAGACAGAATGAGGAGCCAGCAGTATTACTGAAACATAAAGAAGATAGTGGAAAAATTGAAAAATACACAGTTCCAGGAAACAGCAAAGAATATACAAAGGTCTCAACAGTTGTGGACCACAATATTCTAGTATTAATGCCAGATTCAAGAGTCCAGCACACACCTGTGTCTCAAGAACCTGCAAAGGAAACGTCTCAGAACCTTCAGCAAGGTCAAGTTGAGAAAAATATGAGCTACTGTCTGACAGCTCCAAATGAGTGCAAAAGAGAGGCTAGTGGATCAGAGTACATGGACCCATCTTCCTTTATGCCCTCCTTTAAATAA